The nucleotide sequence CGAGGAAGAACACCCTCGGGCCGTGCGTCTTGAGGagttggcgcgcggcgtgcgcgctgcCCGAGTACTTGCGAACGTACCCGATTGGCGACGCGTTTCgatccgtcgccggcttcgtcgccgccagctgtgtccgcGAGtggttcgccgcgtcgagctgcACCTGGAGCTTGACGAGCTCGAACGGGGTGCTGACCATCGCGCACAGGGgcccgacgctcgccgcggcgcacaccACGCGCCAGTCGATCCACGGTCGTTCGGTGCCCCACCCGACGGGGTTGGCGCCGGCCAGTTTATCTCGCATGTGGTAAAACGCGCCAAAGTTCATGCTGTTCATGACCATCATCATGCACACGGGCGGGCCGAGCCCGCGGTACATGCCCGtcacgccctcggcgcgcgctaTCGAGACGAGCGTCCGTGCTGGGGAGGGTGGGACGGGACGGGTTAGCGTAAAAGTCTTGGGAGTTGCGGGCCGTGTCTTGTCCGTGAGGCGAAGGGACGCACCGAAATTAGccttcgcgccgctcccCGCGACACCCTTGCCCGTCTGCATCCTACCCTTTACGACGTCTAGTGGATATCCGAGGACGGTGCCGACCAGACCGGCCCaagcacccgcggcgacctcctccATGGCTAGCTAAGGGACGGGGAACCGCTTTACTCGGAATCTGTGGCTCAGAGAGGCCGGCGTGGGTCCCGAGCCTAGCTctgcgctcgagcgcctaACCGTAACCTGGGGATTCTCGATGcacgcgacgtcctcgctgacgcccgcgacgcgtccgccgccgcggatctcgtCCGAGACGCGAACGCAGCGGCGCGTTATGGCTCACCAGCGCGGGAAGTCACTTTTTTTTCGCGCCACGGCATCGGCAGGCCGGTAGCCGGAGTCGACGGCAAGAAATTCCGCCCCGAGAGCTAGGTCACGCACAGATCGAACCGCAGGGACCCACCGAGGATTCCCGCGAGACGAAGGAACGACCTtcttcgccgaggagatccCCCGGCACGTAGAGAGACCCGACCGCGGCTGGTGGGCGCCCGTGAGCGAGGGCTTCCTAGCGTCGCGACCGAGAACGACAACGATGGCCCCGCGGAAGAAGCCGCTGGTCAAGCCCGAGGATGCGGCAAACCTGCGGGTGCTCCAGAGGGAGGACCCCGAGGTGGAGGCCATCCTGGGCAGCGCGAGCCACGTGACTCTGTACGGGTTCAACCTGGAGGAGCAGGCGTGGGTGAGTGACCCGGCCCTTTCGCCCCTACACCGTGGACGAGCCAGATCCCCCGGACTTGGAGCACCCGTCGATCGCTCGCGACCCGATCTCTGACCCGACCCGACACCAACCCCCCCATCCCTGTTCCCGCCCGCAGCATCGGAAAGATTGCGAAGGCTCGCTCTTCGTCGTGCAACGTCGATCGGTGCCGAGGTTCCAGTTCGTCGTGCTGAACCGCCTAAACACCGAGAACGTCCGCGAGaatctcctcggcgagtttGAGTTTGAGCTCTCGCCGCCATACCTGCTCTACCGATCGTCCACCGAGGTCAACGGCATCTGGTTCTTCCAGCAAGAGGAGTGCGACGACATGTCCGCCCTGTTCGATTCCATCACGAGCGCGCACGCCAAGGAGGACcagcagcagccgcagcTCACGGCGGAGGGTCTGATGGCGGCTATGAACCtcggctccgccgcggctcagCCGGCGCAGCAACCGCAACCGACGGGCAGCGTCGAGGCGTTCTTCGCGGGGCAGCTGGGCagaggcggcgcgagcgcggcgcccgcgccgattcCCGAACCCCTGGCGGTGCcggtgccggcgccgacgatggcggacGAGCCCAAACAGAAGagggagaagaagaaggagaagccggcggcggcggtagAGTCTGGGAGGGACTCCCCGGTTGCcgagcggggcggcggcggcggcgggggcgggctgAACCGCGAggtcgtgcgcgcggcgatgtacAAGCTCGTCGCGAACGATAACTTCATCGACCTCATGGTTAAGGAGCTCAAGCGCTCGATGTGAGGGTCGACTAGCTATCTAAATGCGACAATGCTTTCGTGTTGAGTCTCCCTTCGCAGCTTCGCAAGTTCCCCCTTCAGTTATTTAGGTTCACAGCTGTGCGAGTCGCACTtcgtcttcgcgcgcgccaccgtcgacgcccttGGTTCTTCAACCTTCCCCAGTCTCTCTGCGCTCCCTCCCTCTCCACCAACCTCATCTTCCCGAGGATCATGTCCGCCGCAGCTGTCGAGGATGAGTGCGCCGTCGCTGAGGCGCAGCTGCAACGCGCGGAAACCGAGCTCGCAGAGGAAGAAGAAACCTTCGAGCAGCTCCCGCAGTCCTTCATcctcatcgacgagctccaaCAGTGCGGCGTGTCCGCCACCGACATCaaggttcgcgcgcgcctctccgtGACCCATAGCGCGTTCGCTCGCCCCTCCCGTTCGCTCGCCCcttccgcgcgctcgctcacccctcccgcgcctctTTTTCCTCCCGCGCAGAAAGTAAAAGACGCGGGTTTCGCGACCGTCAAGTCCTTGCTGACGGTGCCCAAGAAGACCCTCATCGACGTCAAGGGCCTCTCCGATGCCAAGGTTGACAAGATGCTCGAGGCCGCCAACAAGCTCCTCCCGAAAGACCAGGCTGGGAGCTTTGTGACGGCAAAGGAGTGGATGTCCATGGTGCGCGCCCTCTCTCGGTTCCTTCTCTTTTCCCCCTCGCCCCGCTGACCCTCCCGCCTCTCTCGCGCGCAGAGGAAGGACACCATCAACATCAGGACCGGCGCTGACACCATCGATgccatcctcggcggcggtgtacCCACGCGCAGCATCACCGAGATGTACGGCGAATGGAGGTACGAGCCCCCAAACCCCGAACCCCTTTGAAACACAGCTGTGCATCCTTCTGACCCCCCGTCGGACCCATCTCAGGTGCGGCAAGACCCAGATCTGCCACACCCTCGCCGTGACCACCCAGCTGCCTCTGGACGAGGGCGGTGGCTGCGCTAAGGTCGCCTTCATCGACACCGAGGGCACGTTCAGGGCCGAGCGCATCGTCCAGATCGCAGAGCGGTTCAACCTTGACTCGGATGCCGTTCTCGACAacatcctcgtcgcgcgaacGTTCACCCACGAGATGATGGACAACGCCCTGACCCTTCTCGCGGGCAAATTCTCCGAGGAGCCCTTCAAGATTTTGATCATCGACAGCATCATGGCCCACTTCAGGGTCGATTtcatcggccgcggcgagctctccGAGCGCCAGCAGCGGCTCGGCCAGttcctcgccaagctcaaCAAGATCGCCGATGAATTCAACATCGCCGTGGTGTACACGAACCAGGTCCAGGCCGACCCTTCCGGCATGTCCTTCGCCGGAATGGACCCCAAGAAGGCCATCGGCGGGCACGTCCTCGCTCACGCCTCGCACGTCAGGCTCAGCGTCAGGAAGGGACGGGGCGATGCGAGGGTGATCAaggtggtggacgcgccTAACCTGAAGGAAGCGGAGGGAGAGTTCATCatcaccgacggcggcgtggtctCCTCGGACGCGTGAGAAAAAAGGCGACgagacgcgcacgacgggcAACGCACACGCGCCGCATCTCGGCGTTCCATCGCAACGTACATTCGTTTCATCACAAAAACCATTTTACCCTCTCGCAGGACTTCAACGCGCCGTACACCTCGAGAACCTCGTTCCCGTTCTCAAGCCTCACCGTGACGTTCACGGCGACGTACTTTCCTTTCTTGCTCGGCCTGGTAGTCACGTTACCGCTGGGTACGCTTCGTCCCAATGCCTTTTCAATCAGCGCCACAACCTCGTCGATGAACGATTGACCTCCTTCGCCGATGGCCTGAAACTTTCGATCCATCGGGTACGTGTTCACTTTCTCGTCGAGCTCTTCCCACGTCATGTTCGCAccgagcccgcccccgccccctccAATCACGGGCATGGCGTTGCCGACGTTCCCTTTGGAAGAATCGGGGGTTATGATGTATGAAGAATTGTCGTTGCTCTTCTTCTCCTTTGAAGaatcgtcgtccttcttc is from Micromonas commoda chromosome 12, complete sequence and encodes:
- a CDS encoding mitochondrial carrier family, producing MEEVAAGAWAGLVGTVLGYPLDVVKGRMQTGKGVAGSGAKANFARTLVSIARAEGVTGMYRGLGPPVCMMMVMNSMNFGAFYHMRDKLAGANPVGWGTERPWIDWRVVCAAASVGPLCAMVSTPFELVKLQVQLDAANHSRTQLAATKPATDRNASPIGYVRKYSGSAHAARQLLKTHGPRVFFLGHGVNTARECVFNAVFFSAFEHTAHGFETEAGLSPAMATAAAGGVAGAAGWLTNLPLDCVKSGIQGQCLGDGRGGWDAGRGARVGFVEAARAVGGRGGIAGFFAGAAPSLARSFVVSGSRFTAFTGAMGAFRAVRERAGASLTESEIGRD
- a CDS encoding predicted protein → MAPRKKPLVKPEDAANLRVLQREDPEVEAILGSASHVTLYGFNLEEQAWHRKDCEGSLFVVQRRSVPRFQFVVLNRLNTENVRENLLGEFEFELSPPYLLYRSSTEVNGIWFFQQEECDDMSALFDSITSAHAKEDQQQPQLTAEGLMAAMNLGSAAAQPAQQPQPTGSVEAFFAGQLGRGGASAAPAPIPEPLAVPVPAPTMADEPKQKREKKKEKPAAAVESGRDSPVAERGGGGGGGGLNREVVRAAMYKLVANDNFIDLMVKELKRSM
- the DMC1 gene encoding DMC1 DNA recombinase (RecA/Rad51/DMC1 proteins are involved in homology searching and strand exchange in homologous recombination. This appears to be the meiotic-specific DMC1), with the protein product MSAAAVEDECAVAEAQLQRAETELAEEEETFEQLPQSFILIDELQQCGVSATDIKKVKDAGFATVKSLLTVPKKTLIDVKGLSDAKVDKMLEAANKLLPKDQAGSFVTAKEWMSMRKDTINIRTGADTIDAILGGGVPTRSITEMYGEWRCGKTQICHTLAVTTQLPLDEGGGCAKVAFIDTEGTFRAERIVQIAERFNLDSDAVLDNILVARTFTHEMMDNALTLLAGKFSEEPFKILIIDSIMAHFRVDFIGRGELSERQQRLGQFLAKLNKIADEFNIAVVYTNQVQADPSGMSFAGMDPKKAIGGHVLAHASHVRLSVRKGRGDARVIKVVDAPNLKEAEGEFIITDGGVVSSDA